One genomic window of Herpetosiphonaceae bacterium includes the following:
- the radA gene encoding DNA repair protein RadA translates to MAKSRTVFVCQQCGNQQTRWLGKCPDCNSWDSFVEQSVGKAAPGRAGNQPVASSRPLPITEVASGGFERLRIEGEEFMRVLGGGLVPGSLVLIGGDPGIGKSTLLLQAGARFAQQTGPVLYISAEESAQQLKLRAERLGMLSERLYVLSETNLDAAISAINEIKPMLVIVDSIQTVYLEDITSAAGSVSQVREGALRLLRVAKDSGIPIFLVGHVTKEGTIAGPRVLEHIVDVVLYLEGDRFHQYRMLRGVKNRFGSTDEVGVFEMTQGGMIEVNNPSQVFLAERSAGTPGSTVAVTMEGTRPILVEIQALTSHTQNPQPRRTANGFDPNRLTMLIAVLSKRVGIPLFNQDIYVNVVGGMRITEPAADLAVATAIASSFRNQRVDPNLALVGEIGLSGELRSVGQLDRRLGEATKLGFTRALYPSPAGKPNISGGVQLEGVRSLDAAIRQALVGTSEDEERREVYG, encoded by the coding sequence GTGGCAAAATCGCGTACGGTGTTTGTATGCCAGCAGTGCGGCAACCAGCAGACGCGCTGGCTCGGTAAGTGTCCCGATTGTAATAGCTGGGATAGCTTTGTCGAGCAGAGCGTCGGCAAAGCCGCGCCTGGCCGTGCCGGAAACCAGCCGGTCGCATCCTCGCGACCGCTGCCGATCACCGAGGTTGCGTCGGGCGGCTTCGAGCGGCTGCGGATCGAGGGCGAAGAGTTTATGCGCGTGCTCGGCGGCGGCCTGGTGCCCGGCTCGCTGGTGCTGATCGGCGGCGATCCGGGGATCGGCAAGAGCACGCTGCTGCTCCAGGCCGGGGCGCGCTTCGCGCAGCAGACCGGGCCGGTGCTGTATATCTCCGCCGAAGAGTCGGCACAGCAGCTCAAGCTGCGGGCGGAGCGGCTGGGCATGCTCAGCGAGCGGCTCTACGTGCTGTCGGAGACGAATCTCGACGCGGCGATCAGCGCGATCAATGAGATTAAGCCGATGCTGGTGATCGTCGACTCGATCCAGACGGTCTATCTGGAAGACATAACCTCGGCAGCCGGGAGCGTCAGCCAGGTGCGCGAGGGCGCGCTGCGGCTGCTGCGGGTGGCGAAAGACAGCGGCATTCCGATCTTCCTGGTGGGCCATGTCACCAAAGAGGGCACGATCGCGGGGCCACGGGTGCTGGAGCATATCGTCGATGTGGTGCTGTACCTGGAGGGCGATCGGTTTCACCAGTACCGCATGCTGCGCGGCGTCAAAAATCGGTTCGGCTCGACCGATGAGGTCGGCGTATTCGAGATGACCCAGGGGGGCATGATCGAGGTCAACAATCCGTCGCAGGTGTTTCTGGCGGAGCGCAGCGCGGGCACGCCCGGCTCGACGGTGGCGGTGACGATGGAGGGCACGCGGCCTATTCTGGTGGAGATTCAGGCGCTCACCTCGCACACACAAAACCCGCAGCCGCGCCGGACGGCCAACGGCTTCGATCCGAACCGGCTGACGATGCTGATCGCAGTGCTCTCCAAGCGGGTGGGCATTCCGCTGTTCAACCAGGACATCTACGTGAACGTAGTCGGCGGCATGCGCATCACCGAGCCTGCGGCGGATCTGGCAGTGGCGACGGCAATCGCCTCGTCGTTCCGCAACCAGCGCGTCGATCCGAACCTGGCGCTGGTCGGCGAGATCGGGCTATCGGGCGAGCTGCGCAGCGTTGGGCAACTGGATCGACGGCTCGGCGAGGCGACCAAGCTGGGCTTTACCCGCGCGCTGTATCCCAGCCCGGCGGGCAAACCGAACATCAGCGGCGGCGTGCAGCTCGAAGGCGTCCGCTCGCTCGACGCCGCGATCCGTCAGGCATTGGTCGGAACATCTGAGGACGAGGAACGCCGTGAAGTTTACGGCTAA